CTACTACTTCTCCATCCCTGCCTTCAAGAACATCTGCCGCAAAGTGCTTCACCTGCCCCGAGAAGAGCAGACTGAGAGCACTGGGAAGAAGCCTCGAGAAACCGCCTCCCACTCACTCAGCCAGTTGTGATCATGCAGAGAAGATCAAGGAAATCCCGTTTTGATCAAAAGTCACACATTTCTCTGAAAGTTATCACGTCAACAAAGTGTTACTTTTACTtcttatatttataaaatacaactttgacttcacttttcttttcaacACATTTGCTGATGGTAAGTTATGAAATAATTTGTTCAAACAAAACCGTTATCCACCTCTGCTACAAGTCGTATTCTGGgctaattgtaaaatattaaaaattttaCAGGGATcatgaagagaggagacttTAATCATGTCTGTTACAGAACAGGGTGGACTCACATCCACTCCATGAGCTTCTGTTCACACCACACCAAACAAAACTGGCATTAAAACCACAAATGTGTCAAACTGAGCAACTGAATGTCTCATTTGTGATTTATGAAAGAAAGATCATGTTATTCTTCTTCCAAATGTTACACACTTGCTTGAAAAGATGTGAAGTCTTATTTCTCTATGTATTAactgtacttaaaaaaaaaaaatcttccttATGAGCTATGTGAAATtgtaaaacaattatttttgccATATTGTCACCAAACTACATATCAACCCCCCCAAAAGTTTGATTCATTCTTATGATCGCATAGGAATTAAATACAATACTGTCATTACAAGAAAATTATACCATAcatatgaaaatacatttaatggttgcatatatatatataatatggagataaaaatactttttgtttaaaaaacttCATCtgtaaatgtattgttttcctctttgatgatgtatgaaaaaacaaaaagctatGTGTAGTTTGTGAATttgacttgtactgtaaagcactttgagtgatcGATAAGACTGGGAAAGTGCAATGTGGATACATATCCATTTATTTAGCCCTCCATGCAACACAGAAAAAATCTGGATGAACGAAATTAAACTTTGATTTTTGCATTAGAGACTTTGTCACAGCTACAACTCCGAAGCGAGGAGCAAATAAaggttgattgattgaaacaTGTAGTGAAACCCTTTTCTCTCATGGGTTATTTTTGATGCTTCAAGCTGGATTTCCATATTTTCTCCACCTGAATCTTTGCAGCTGTTCAAAGAGGCAGTGATTTATTAATTAATGCAGATTTTTCATCGTTTTATGGAACCAACTTAAATATGTTAACTTCATTGAAAATAGAGTTGGTTATATTTgaaacattcatattttaaatgggAAGTACAGTCGATTAAATAAATTCACAGACATGTAGCTTTTGTTCAGCAAAACAGGCTTCCTCATACTATGAACTGTCGGGTCTCCTTATACAGGGAAGTCTCGATCGTGAgaaaatgtatgttgtgattcaGCATTTTACAAATTAACTGAATTGAATAGAATAACTAGAATGGCATTCTGAAGAGTAGATACCTCTGCCGGGGCCAAACAGTCAaatttcacacatacacagtcccCGAAACGAGCCTGATCAAGATCTCTGTATTATcgtgtggaggtgagggggctgggagagcaGCCTCACCTCCAccccagaggatcaatcagcgcaggtgagagctgttagctgattggtcctcgTGTTTAAAGGGCAGTGTCTGCGCTGCCTCACAGAGGAACTCAGACACTGGAGAGAAtcccagacacacactgagagacgcCCGGACTGAGCTCAAAAGCTATTCTGCTTTATGTTTGATTAAGTTTATTTGTGGTGACTAATAAAGTTTGTTAAAAAGCAACACTtccgtctctggctgtgtgtgggagaacCCTGTGGCAAGGTACCTACACATATCGTTTtagaaatttgcaaaaatatagaaaaacgcCCGATCTTGCAATGTTAATTCTTAACACACAAATACTTCTTTCTTTCAACTTAAAGGGATCAATTGTGTTGATGTAACTTGTCGATGTTCATTGGAACAAACTCTAAGTTTTCTTTTATGTGtgcatccaaataaaaaataaagctttgaGGTATACAGCTCCATATTGATTTCTTTACCAGGTTTAAGGTTAACTTGTTCctcacatgcatgtgtatgaATTGATAATGTTGATTTCCTGTTGGCCCGTCATATTTCAGCTGAAAGCCTCAGAGTTATTATAGATGTGTGAAAGCTGAATGCAGCACTTTCGTGAACTacttcctgtaaaaaaaaaacacaaacctgcttCTCTTGAGAGACTGCTCAGTCCCCCAAGCGGTATTTTCTTTGTACCAGCCAGAGAGACAGCACACAACTCAACATGCAGTGCCATTTTAATGGAACTCTGCTGACCCGAGTCCTCCCTCCACTGTTGGTGATAGAGATCATTCTGGGGCTCCTTGGAAATGGTCTGGCCCTCTGGATCTTCTGCCTCCACCTGAAGCCCTGGAAGAGCAGCACGGTGTTGCTCTTCAGCCTGGCGATGGCCGACTTTCTGCTCATCATGGCTCTGCCGTTCCGTGCCACCTACTACTGGTATGGGGTCAACTGGATGTTCGGAGAGGCTCTCTGCCACACCTGCCTGTTCATGATGGCTATGAATCGCAGTGTAAGTACCATCTTCTTGATGGCGATCGCCGTGGACAGGTACATGCGTGTTGTGCACCCCCATCATGCCATTAACTCTATGAGTGTCTTCAAAGCCTCTCTAGTAGCACTTGGAATCTGGATAGTCACCATTGCAATGACTGCACACGTCTTCATGTCAAAACATCTCATCCTATCTTCCAAACATGCCAACAACACGTACTGTGAAAGCTTCATGGTGGAGACCGACCCCCACACCAATATGAACTGGCACAAGTTTGAGTTCCTCTTTTCCTTCTACTTGCCGTTGCTTGTGATTCTCTACTGCACCATCCACATTGTCAGCCACCTCAGAGGCAGACAGCTGGCCCAGCATGCAAAGATCAAGAAGGCTCTGGGCTTCATGATATTGGTGGTGGTGCTCTTCATCACCTGCTTCCTCCCGAGCAACCTCACGCAGGTGGCGATTTGGATCAAGACCAATCAGCTGATCGGAGACCACACCGCATCGGAAGTCTGTGACGCCTTGGAGGAACTGACCAGCGGATTCTACATCTCCATCAGTCTGACCTATCTCAACAGCGTGCTGGACCCCGTGGTCTACTACTTCTCCATCCCTGCCTTCAAGAACATCTGCCGCAAAGTGCTTCACCTGCCCCGAGAAGAGCAGACTGAGAGCACTGGGAAGAAGCCTCGAGAAACCGCCTCCCACTCACTCAGCCAGCTGTGATCATGCAGAGAAGATCAAGGAAATCCCGTTTTGATCAAAAGTCACACATTTCTCTGAAAGTTATCACGTCAACAAAGTGTTACTTTTACTTCTTATATTTATCAAATACAACTTTTGGCTGGCGCTTGTCTTTTcaagacatttgctgatggtaAGTTATGAAATAATTTGCTCAAACAAAACAGTTATCCACCTAATTGTAAAAGATTAAACATTTTACAGGGGTCACGGAAGAGAGGAGACTTTAATCATGTCTGTTACAGAACAGCATGTACTCACACCCACTCCATGAGCTTCTGTTCACACCACACCATACAAAACTGGCAGTAAAATCATGAATGTGTCAAACTGAGCAATTGAACGTGTGATTTGTGAAAGGAGGACCATGTTATTTTAtctgcactttaaaaaaatatttcttcttTATGCTATGTGAAACTGTGAAATAATTCGTTTTGCCATATTGTCACCAAACTACACCTCAAACCCCCCCAAAGATCATAAGAGTGAATCAAAATTCACTCTTATGATCTCATATGAATTAAATACAATACTGTCATTACAAGAAAATTACACCATACTTATGAAAAGTCATTTAattgttatataaatataagataTAAGGATTTTTGGGTTAAAGAAGAttgtatatttattgttttcctctttggTCAACGATTTGTTCCTCGATGCTGGAACGAGAAATAAAGATTTTTGTCCTCATCTTATtttcctgatttttttttcatgtggttTCAACATGTAAGCGTTTATACAGACTAAATTCACAGTAAGTAATCACACGATGTGAGATCCATAAAACAAACTCATATCTAACTTGAATCCTATTATTGTATTGCGTAATATTttataagagaaaaaaaaaacttgaatgtCCAATAGAAACTAGAATGGGAGTCAGTGGAGCATATACCTTGACAAAGGCCAAACAATCCTAAATGTTTCTCTCActcttaaaatatgaaataaaaaggaataataataatctgcaTTATACTGGAGAAACTCATCGATGTCAAGCCCATTATTAAGGCTTATTTTACCATCAAGatccaaatgttttttcttgaaAGACTGATGAAAAAAGTCTCCCTTCTCACAATACTAAGGAAAGAGCCCAAAAAGCCTCTACCCCTTCGAATGGAACcgaaatgaaatgtgtttaattAGAAGGGGCCCACGCTCGTATCCCTCCAACGAGTTTGTTGCAAATCAGTTCAGTTCGGCTCGCACTGGTTTCATGAACTAGACGAGCCACAGACTGAGTTCAATGAACTTCTGATCTGAGTCAATGTGGTGAAATGGGAGACCCCTGCATGATGCAGGTGACCGATTTGCAGAAATGATACAACAGTCATGACAACAAAAAGCAAAATGTCAAAGACATATTTTCAATATCCTGCGGAATCCATGCTCCAAATAACCAAGCTTTTCAAAGTGATTGAAGGCTGTAGCCAGCAACAGTACTGAGTCCCTAATAAAGtgcttataaatataaaacagccAGGAGCTACTGCTGCTTCTAAACTTGTTTCAAGAATCTCTACACACAGTTGTCGTTAATGAATTACATTTATTCAGATATTACATGAACAATTCAAAGATAAATGTTAAGTGCAAATATTGCATCTCTGTAAATGATAAATGTTACAATGTACAGCGGAAAGAATCGATCCAGCTCATCCTGAAACTCCATTCTGCATCTGGAGAAACTCCTGAAAACCAAAAGTAGACTCGCagaattatttttgtgtttcactAATCACTGATAATTACAGAGATGTGATAGTTGAATAAACGTGTTAATGCCACACATGAATAACAGTTTGATGTTCTGGTCGTGGTGTTTGTCCCAGGTGAAAATGGCTCCGGTTACCTTCATGTAGCTTGGCGACGGGGAGCCGTTTGTCAGCGTTTTCCCTCCCTGTTGCTCTCTGTGCTTCATGTACTCACAAACGAGCGAATCAGCATCATCCTGACTGAAGAGCAgatataaaaagagtctgacGTGCAGAACTCGCATCATACATTTGAAAAGGTCAAAAGCATAATGTTGGTTTTGTTCTTTCGAAGATCCTCAGACACCAGGTGTCAGTTTGCAGTTAAACTGGACTAGAGCACCAATAGGTTTCAAGCCCTGTAAAACCCCAAATAAACGGATTCCATGGCTGTACATAAAATCAAACCGAATATTTAAACATCAATGTAGCTCAGTTAGAACTCCCAGAACACAGATTGTACAGTTTTCCTGCCTCCAGGGGATAAACTGGATGTAGAAGTGACAAAATTCAGTTTGAAAAACTGTGTTTGGGCAATAGCGCACATGTCCAAACTTTGTACACTGTCTGAAAGTTGGAGCAGGAAGTAAAGAGCAACTGGAGACTAAATTAAAACTATGTCAGATATCAGAGATGTTAGTTGCTTCTCTGTGATATTTAGTGCCAAAcggagaaaacatttaaaaaagcaaaaaacgTACCAGTTCTGGCTGATCAGGTGGTCTGCCAGGTCTTTCACCTGCTCTGGGTGGCCACTTAACACCATGAGCTGCTTCAGGTGCTTGAAGTGTTTGGTCTTCATCAGTTTCTGGTGCTGCCCATTTTGGATGATGAACGTTAAAACAGTTTCCCTGATCTGAGGAGACATAAAGACAATAGTGTCATGTGATGTAATCATGTAACAGCTgaattgaaataaaaagaaattgcAATAAAGCGAGCAACAATGCAGATACATTTCAGGGCACTGGATGCCTCGCATCATTTCagaaacacaagaacacacccactcacacagacacacctctgCATGAAGTgtggtttttatttatacatttccaGAAACATAAGCAGTTTTTGGATGGAAGCAATATGGCCAACATCTTCCAAATCTTTACAGCCTTAGACCAGTCCGACTGGGTTTCCTGTTTAACACTTACACAGAAACATGTGAAGCTGCTATAGGTTATTACACAAAATACTGTGTGCGTACTCTGAAACGTACAAAGTTTTAAGGCCTTTTAATTGTAAAATTGAATTACAAaccttaaaataacattttctctgTAAAATATAGACTTTTATGGACTTTCAGTCACCCTGCTTGATATCAGTTGACATGTAGGTTCTTCTGTGGCAGAAAGAGTCTAGATCCATATGTTACCTTAATAAAGCTCAAACCTGTGAGGGGACTCCAGCCAGTTCACCAGTGTTCATAAggtcctccacctgctcaagGACGGTGACTGGGTtgcagatggagagaaagcCCTGCaagcagcaaaaacacacaggtgCTCATAGCgtgtgtttacatttaaaaGTTAATGTTCATCCAATCTGTTATTTCTAACATGTTGTACTGAcatcctctcctggaaccgtcaccttatcgtggtggagaggtttgcgtgtccctgtgaacctgagggctgtgttgtctggagccttgtgctcctggtagggtctctcatggcagagtggtctcaggtgaggggccagactaagaatggttcaaaaaccctcaatgaatatcgatacaagaggagatgggacccagcccggaggaagcccggggcccctgtctggagctaggcccagacggagggctcgatggcgagcgcctggtggccgggtttgccacggagcccggtcgggcacagcccgaacaaactacgtggcaccccccctctcttcatctc
The genomic region above belongs to Pleuronectes platessa chromosome 4, fPlePla1.1, whole genome shotgun sequence and contains:
- the LOC128438619 gene encoding hydroxycarboxylic acid receptor 3, with the translated sequence MQCHFNGTLLTRVLPPLLVIEIILGLLGNGLALWIFCLHLKPWKSSTVLLFSLAMADFLLIMALPFRATYYWYGVNWMFGEALCHTCLFMMAMNRSVSTIFLMAIAVDRYMRVVHPHHAINSMSVFKASLVALGIWIVTIAMTAHVFMSKHLILSSKHANNTYCESFMVETDPHTNMNWHKFEFLFSFYLPLLVILYCTIHIVSHLRGRQLAQHAKIKKALGFMILVVVLFITCFLPSNLTQVAIWIKTNQLIGDHTASEVCDALEELTSGFYISISLTYLNSVLDPVVYYFSIPAFKNICRKVLHLPREEQTESTGKKPRETASHSLSQL